One genomic segment of Rhinolophus sinicus isolate RSC01 linkage group LG11, ASM3656204v1, whole genome shotgun sequence includes these proteins:
- the HSPBP1 gene encoding LOW QUALITY PROTEIN: hsp70-binding protein 1 (The sequence of the model RefSeq protein was modified relative to this genomic sequence to represent the inferred CDS: inserted 1 base in 1 codon) produces the protein MGGRRALLKRHLLRRPPGVDPPGRQSYFSGDHPRPXTHSSLLHKQLMADQGSGGSRLPLALPPASQGCSSGSGGSSAGGSGNPPPPRNLQGLLQMAITAGSEEPDPPPEPMSEERRQWLQEAMSAACRGQREEVEQMKNCLQVLSQPTPLSAGEAELASDQQEREGALELLADLCENMDNAADFCQLSGMHLLVGRYLEAGPTGLRWRAAQLIGTCSQNVAAIQEQVLGLGALRKLLRLLDRDPCDSVRVKALFAISCLVREQEAGLLQFLRLDGFSVLMRAMQQHVQKLKVKSAFLLQNLLIGHPEHKGTLCSMGMVQQLVALVRTEHSPFHEHVLGALCSLVTDFPQGVRECREPELGLEELLRHRCQLLQQHEEYQEELEFCEKLLQTCFSSPTDDSMDR, from the exons atgggcggGCGCCGAGCTCTCCTAAAACGCCACCTTCTCCGCAGACCTCCAGGAGTCGACCCGCCAGGACGCCAGAGCTACTTCAGCGGTGACCACCCCCGAC CAACACATTCTTCCCTTCTTCACAAACAGCTCATGGCGGACCAAGGCTCGGGGGGCAGCCGCCTCCCCCTGGCACTGCCCCCAGCCTCACAGGGTTGCTCGTCAGGGAGCGGCGGCTCCTCGGCTGGGGGCTCGGGCAATCCCCCGCCCCCGCGCAACCTCCAAGGCCTGCTGCAGATGGCCATCACGGCGGGCTCTGAGGAGCCAGACCCCCCTCCAGAACCCATGAGTGAGGAG AGGCGCCAGTGGTTGCAGGAGGCCATGTCGGCCGCCTGCCGGGGCCAGCGGGAAGAGGTGGAGCAAATGAAGAACTGCCTCCAAGTGCTGTCCCAGCCCACTCCCCTCTCGGCCGGGGAGGCTGAACTGGCCTCAGACCAGCAGGAGCGTGAGGGGGCCCTGGAGCTGCTAGCTGACCTGTGTGAAAACATGGACAACGCTGCAG ACTTCTGCCAGCTGTCAGGCATGCACCTGCTGGTGGGCCGGTACCTAGAGGCGGGGCCCACTGGGCTACGGTGGCGGGCAGCTCAGCTCATCGGCACATGCAGCCAGAATGTGGCAGCCATCCAGGAGCAGGTGCTGGGCCTGGGTGCCCTGCGCAAGCTGCTGCGGCTGCTCGACCGGGACCCCTGTGACTCAGTGCGCGTCAAGGCCCTGTTCGCCATCTCCT gcctggtCCGGGAGCAGGAGGCTGGGCTGCTGCAGTTCCTCCGCCTAGATGGCTTCTCTGTGTTGATGCGGGCCATGCAGCAGCATGTACAAAAGCTCAAGGTTAAGTCAGCATTCCTGCTGCAGAACCTGCTGATTGGCCACCCGGAACACAAAG GTACCCTGTGCTCCATGGGGATGGTCCAGCAGCTGGTGGCCCTCGTCCGGACAGAACACAGCCCTTTCCATGAGCACGTGCTTGGAGCCCTGTGCAG CCTGGTGACAGACTTCCCCCAGGGCGTGCGGGAATGCCGGGAGCCAGAACTGGGCCTGGAGGAGCTCCTCCGCCACCGCTGCCAGCTGCTGCAGCAGCATGAGGAGTACCAG GAGGAGCTGGAGTTCTGTGAAAAGCTGCTACAGACCTGTTTCTCCAGCCCAACGGATGACAGCATGGATCGGTGA